In Daucus carota subsp. sativus chromosome 4, DH1 v3.0, whole genome shotgun sequence, one DNA window encodes the following:
- the LOC135152394 gene encoding uncharacterized protein LOC135152394, producing MSSSRLPRRRAPSVKAIAGGSPGLSRTFESLTPLPPTVVRHSTSHSLASLEREFNPLGASGSMSSVLAGGSDLDGGFSGGGEVAVENATGYFRACPSFNHRSNLSARSSAIKRLSQHCCFDLGYIHHLPRRTDKMWCPPREGWQAIPVVFFEYGFRLPMHPFFGVVYEALGCGLAQLSPNAIIQIVGFIARCHEKGELPSLELLFSIYRVKNTNGLLYLDKKAGRVRIVDAPSSNTIWHSQWTYMEGYDLSLVRPWSVIPKWRLKELNQMPSLPEDFLNDFHGETESYNTDTLSDIKFLTKHCCKNLFRLLVCLSCYPDFLILFFFFFCCCFFVVAGTPLRSLVKSKSKMPSGALLAKLAQLGATSMAAKTPETGEKEVTSRAKEIEVVAVDSELAAETTDLVVKTRDRKRHRKDTDIQSHHHHHKKSKDSVAPPAIGSSSVAGRSYQSEMAKLRVHLDQLVEGFDRVLDLGKEVDKAEDVAAVRRELETAKRQGVADKERLVAEVSELKKRNATLAVDKSSLNALILAYQKIEADLTAVNAAKEKEHADALEVVKKEKAKLDEELVKVRDDLSRSQDEALTTLEEGYQLCWDRAVAAGYDMQSLTFATYCEGLAAAVGASSNQVEEP from the exons ATGTCCTCCTCGAGACTCCCTCGTCGCCGTGCTCCTTCTGTGAAGGCCATTGCTGGTGGGTCCCCGGGCTTGTCGCGTACTTTCGAGAGTCTAACCCCTCTTCCTCCCACCGTGGTCCGTCATTCAACGTCTCATAGCCTGGCTTCTCTGGAAAGGGAGTTTAACCCGTTGGGAGCCAGTGGATCGATGAGTTCTGTTTTGGCTGGGGGGAGTGATCTTGATGGGGGTTTTTCTGGTGGAGGCGAGGTGGCTGTGGAGAATGCTACGGGTTATTTCCGTGCTTGCCCCTCTTTTAACCACCGGTCCAATCTGAGTGCTCGCAGTTCTGCTATCAAAAGGCTTTCTCAGCACTGTTGTTTTGATTTGGGGTATATCCACCATCTCCCCCGTCGTACTGACAAGATGTGGTGCCCTCCTCGCGAAGGATGGCAAGCGATTCCTGTCGTCTTTTTCGAGTATGGTTTCCGACTCCCCATGCACCCGTTCTTTGGTGTTGTTTATGAGGCGTTAGGGTGTGGTCTCGCGCAATTGTCTCCGAACGCTATTATTCAGATTGTGGGTTTCATTGCCCGCTGTCATGAGAAGGGGGAGTTGCCCTCTTTGGAACTCTTGTTTTCAATTTATCGGGTTAAGAATACCAATGGGTTGTTGTATCTGGATAAGAAGGCTGGTAGAGTGCGGATTGTGGATGCCCCTTCTTCCAATACCATATGGCACAGCCAATGGACTTACATGGAGGGATATGATCTTAGTTTGGTTCGTCCATGGAGTGTCATACCCAAGTGGCGATTGAAAGAATTGAATCAGATGCCATCTCTGCCGGAGGACTTTTTGAACGATTTTCACGGGGAAACCGAGTCTTATAACACTGATACTTTATCTGACATTAAGTTTTTAACTAAGCACTGTTGTAAGAATTTGTTTCGACTTTTGGTCTGTCTGTCTTGTTACCCTGACTTTCtgatcttgttttttttttttttttgttgttgttttttTGTAGTGGCTGGGACACCCTTGCGGTCACTGGTGAAGTCTAAGTCAAAAATGCCGAGTGGAGCGTTGCTTGCTAAACTGGCACAGCTTGGTGCTACATCTATGGCGGCCAAAACTCCGGAAACTGGGGAGAAAGAAGTGACCTCTCGTGCTAAGGAGATTGAAGTTGTGGCTGTTGATTCTGAGCTTGCTGCGGAAACTACTGACTTGGTTGTGAAAACTCGTGATCGGAAAAGGCATCGGAAGGATACCGACATTCAATCTCACCATCACCATCATAAGAAATCCAAGGACTCTGTTGCTCCGCCAGCTATCGGATCTTCCTCTGTGGCAGGTCGCTCTTATCAAAGTGAAATGGCTAAACTCCGAGTCCACCTCGATCAG TTGGTTGAGGGCTTTGACCGAGTGTTGGACCTTGGGAAAGAGGTTGACAAGGCTGAAGATGTAGCTGCTGTTCGTCGTGAACTTGAGACGGCGAAGCGGCAGGGTGTTGCTGATAAGGAGCGACTGGTTGCTGAAGTTAGTGAGTTGAAGAAGAGGAATGCTACTCTTGCTGTTGATAAGAGTTCCCTAAATGCATTGATTCTTGCTTATCAAAAAATTGAGGCTGACCTTACTGCTGTCAATGCTGCCAAAGAGAAAGAACATGCTGACGCGCTGGAGGTTGTCAAAAAGGAGAAGGCAAAGTTGGATGAAGAGTTGGTTAAGGTCCGTGACGATCTGTCACGTAGTCAGGACGAAGCTTTAACGACTTTGGAGGAAGGTTACCAGTTGTGTTGGGACCGCGCCGTTGCTGCAGGTTATGACATGCAGAGTCTTACTTTTGCCACCTATTGTGAGGGCCTGGCGGCTGCAGTGGGGGCTTCGTCCAATCAAGTTGAGGAGCCTTGA